The Halotia branconii CENA392 region CCATGTCAATAAATAATTGATACCATTAGTTACAGCAATAGCAATATGTAAAGCATCCTCAGCTGCTTTTTGCGGCATAATTTTAAAATCAAGAAAAGCTTGGGCTAAACTTAGTGCATCTTCTCTAGTTTCTAATAATTCTATTGTTTCTAAAATTTTTAGTCTTTGTTCAGAGGCAATAGAATCTCCAGCACTGGCTTCTTGAATAACTAGCTGTGAAGCCACTAGAACAAATTTATCTCGATAATTTTGCCACCATTCTTGAGTAATTTGTTGATGCCCTGCAATCACAATATCTCGGCTAGGACGAGAAGTTAGATAACTTATTACTGAAGTTTCTACATAGACTTTTTCTTTCATCAGATTCTTGCATTGTCAGAAACACATCACCTGTGATGAAATTCTACACTTTTCTGGAATTGAGGGTGTTGGCGTTGAATCATTCTCTTGATTATGTTGCGTTTCACGCCCTTACCCATGAACGAACAGCGTCGGCAAGCTTACATTAACCTCGTTCAAAGTCTGTTGAATTGTCGTACTAACAATGAAGTCCAAGAAATTTTGGCAGCAAACCAAGAACTAGTGGATGTTGACTTGATACCAAACATCCTGGAAATAGCAAATCATCTACGACAACATGGCGAATTAGACCAAGCTAATCATTTAATGAATATAGCAGGGCAACAGCTTGGAGTTTATAGTAAATTACCATCGACTGCCACAACAAAAGAATGCTTATATTTCTTAGAACAAGCACTGAAAGTCATGGCAAATAATAGAGATAATGTGCAAGTAGCTAACCAAATGCTTGTGGCAAACGTCAAAAAAATTAATAATATTTCCGCTCCAAGAATTGCGACAGCAGCGTAATGAATTACAAAACCGCTATTTACCTGTTGGTTATGGTTTTGATTTTAATTCATTTCAAGCTACGTTGAATGAGAATACAGTCATCATTGAGTGGTATATTCTGAATGATAAAATCCTGGCGTTTATTGTCACCAAAACAGGAGAAGTAAAAGTTTGGCAATCCCAGGCAGAAGATAGAGAAGCTTTGAGAAATTGGGTAAATCAATATTTACAAAATTACTACGAACAAAAAAACGAATGGCGGAAGAGCTTAGAGTCAGAACTTAAGCAATTAGCGGCAATTCTGCACATTGATGAAATAATTGCAATCATAAATCAGCTATCACAGCACTGCAATCAACTGATTTTAATTCCTCATAGGTTTTTGCATTTATTACCCCTTCATGCACTTCCAGTAAATCCAAATGCTGCAAGTTATTCTAGTCTTCTAGATTTATTTCCTCATGGTGTGAGTTACGCGCCCAGTTGTCAATTACTGCAACAGGTACAACAACGCAAACGTCCTGATTTCCAATCTTTATTTGCAGTTCAAAACCCCACAGGCGATTTAAACTATACAGATTTAGAAGTACAAGTTATTCAAAGCTACTTTAATACTACCAACGTCCTGAAAAAAACAGACGCGACACTCACAGCAATTAATCAATCTGACTTAAATACTTACCATTGCGCTCATTTTAGTTGTCACGGTTATTTTAATTGGACAAATGCTAGTCAATCTGGTCTAATTTTAGCCAATGCACCAGTCGTAGACACAGCAACAAAATCTAACTCTGAACGTTATCTAAACGTGCGCGCCGAGGAAACTCACGATTTAGAAAAATGTCTGACGTTAGATAAAATATTTGCACTGCAATTAGAAAAATGTCGCCTCGTCACCCTTTCCGCCTGCGAAACTGGATTGATTGATTTTGAAAATACCAGTGACGAATATATTGGTTTACCTAGCGGTTTTCTGTTAGCTGGCAGTAAAGCTGTAGTCAGTAGTTTATGGACTGTCAGCGATTTATCTACAGCATTTTTGATGATGAAATTTTATGAAAACCTGCAAACAATAAATAATGTCTCCCTAGCACTCAATCAAGCACAGCATTGGTTGAAAAATTTAACAACAGAAGAATTTGCAGCACTATTAGTTAAATATGATTCACAAATTGCAGAAATTTTTGCTCAACTTGAAGAAGATGAGCAGATTTTTGCTGAAGAATACTTATTACAGGCTAAGAATCGTAAGCCATATCCTTTTAAAAATCCTTTCTATTGGGCAGCTTTCACCGCCACAGGAGTTTAAGATTCCGAATCGGGAACCTGGCAAAATTTTTTAACCCCTATTTTAAAAGCATAAATAGCAACTACACTTGCCAATCCTGGAGGAATAGCAACACTCATCGCCAATGGTTCTATAACAAGAGGTATTATCCCTGCTGCCAATTCATCCCTAAACTCTTCTTGGCAGATTATCTTACGGGACTTTTCTAACAAATCGTTCAAAATATCTGATTTTCTGGACGGTTCATAACCAGCCCTGATTGCCAATATTTTAGCTGCTGTGTCCAAATTTCCATTACGCTGCTCAATGAGATCAAGAGCATCAAGGGCATTTTGATTATCCGCCAACTGACTGCGAAACTGACTAATTTCCTCTGGTGTAACAGTAAGCATTTATATAGTTTTAACCAGTAAATACACGAATAACTAGGGTCTGCTGAACAGCTTTAAAAGTCTTGTCTTGTAAAGTTTTGCGGCTATTTTTTGAGAAAAAAGTGCATGAAAATAGGCGTATAAGCCTTAAAAACCTTGGATATCAAATTTTTTGGAGTTCAAAAAATTGGAAACCATAGGCATAAAACTGTTCCCTGTTCCCTGTTTCCTGCCCCTACCAAAAGACTTTTTCAGCAAGCCCTAACTAGATAATTATACATTTCATGCTCAATTTAGAAACATGGAAATTGCTCACACAACATTAACATGCAAGTAATCGACCACAGAGATTACAAACTAAAAACAGTCAAAAGCTTTTAAATGCTTCGTTTTAAGGTAATCGACTACCTACGGTGTACACACAAGTTGCTTCATCAGCATTATTAATGTATCAGTTGACATTGTTAATGCAACGACTCCCATTGTTAATGTAACGACTGACATTGCTAATGTATCGGTTGGCATTGTTAATGTAATAACTCGCATTGTTAATGTATCGGTTGACATTGTTAATGCAACAACTAGCATTCTTCATGTAATGACCTAAAAAAATTCCCCTTTTTAAGAATTAATTTGCACAAGTCAAACCTCTTGCTGGTTTAACCAAGTAACTAAATCAGATAGTGACGAAAATCTCAAAATAGCTCTACCTAACGCTTCTAAACGTTCTTTATCTAAAACCTGCAATTGCTCAATAATCGACGCATCAATTTCGCCAAAACGTTCATCAAGTAAAAGCTGACAAAATCTCAAAGCTTCTTTTTGTTCGCCACGTTGTTCACCCCGTTGTTCGCCACGTTGCTCACCCCGTTGTTCGCCACGTTGCTCACCCCGTTGTTCGCCGCGTCGTTCACCAATTTGTTCGCCCTTTTGCAAAATATATTGATAAATCACTGATTCTTGCAT contains the following coding sequences:
- a CDS encoding CHAT domain-containing protein, which translates into the protein MRQQRNELQNRYLPVGYGFDFNSFQATLNENTVIIEWYILNDKILAFIVTKTGEVKVWQSQAEDREALRNWVNQYLQNYYEQKNEWRKSLESELKQLAAILHIDEIIAIINQLSQHCNQLILIPHRFLHLLPLHALPVNPNAASYSSLLDLFPHGVSYAPSCQLLQQVQQRKRPDFQSLFAVQNPTGDLNYTDLEVQVIQSYFNTTNVLKKTDATLTAINQSDLNTYHCAHFSCHGYFNWTNASQSGLILANAPVVDTATKSNSERYLNVRAEETHDLEKCLTLDKIFALQLEKCRLVTLSACETGLIDFENTSDEYIGLPSGFLLAGSKAVVSSLWTVSDLSTAFLMMKFYENLQTINNVSLALNQAQHWLKNLTTEEFAALLVKYDSQIAEIFAQLEEDEQIFAEEYLLQAKNRKPYPFKNPFYWAAFTATGV
- a CDS encoding type II toxin-antitoxin system VapC family toxin; its protein translation is MKEKVYVETSVISYLTSRPSRDIVIAGHQQITQEWWQNYRDKFVLVASQLVIQEASAGDSIASEQRLKILETIELLETREDALSLAQAFLDFKIMPQKAAEDALHIAIAVTNGINYLLTWNCKHIANAIIRREIERTCRSQGYEPVIICTPEELIER